In one Bacillota bacterium genomic region, the following are encoded:
- a CDS encoding UPF0236 family protein — protein sequence MGCSAEGHVSHVYAERMSSRPASWSETGADIMARLRVMMANGESVSGYVLTQLARSLPAVRLDRKRAQELRSGMRAKVIAAEGCLREQLGNVPVLRGKTSLAALALRGLRDCMAI from the coding sequence GTGGGTTGCAGCGCCGAAGGGCATGTGAGCCATGTGTACGCCGAACGCATGTCCAGCCGCCCGGCGTCATGGTCGGAGACTGGAGCGGACATCATGGCCAGGCTGCGGGTCATGATGGCAAACGGCGAATCGGTCAGCGGCTATGTCTTGACTCAGTTAGCGCGATCTCTACCCGCCGTTCGGCTGGATCGTAAGCGCGCTCAGGAGCTCCGCTCGGGCATGAGGGCAAAGGTGATAGCGGCTGAAGGGTGCCTTCGCGAACAGCTCGGCAACGTGCCCGTGCTGCGAGGCAAGACCAGTCTCGCCGCCCTGGCGCTCAGAGGCCTTCGAGACTGTATGGCGATTTGA